The sequence AAATAAATTAGGCACAGGCAGATTTTACTGTACCATGAAGGCTGCTCAGAGGATTGAAGAGTTGatactaaagaaataaataaggtgGTTCACTGCAGTGATTTAACCTATGATAAACtcacttgaggccgggcacagtggctcatgtctataatcccagcatttggggagttTGAGGtgggtgagctcaggagttctagaccagcccggtgggggcaacagggtgaaaccccatctctacaaaaaaaaaaatacaaaaacttagtcaggtatagtggcgcatgcctgtggttctGGCTACTCAGGAAAcataggcaggaggatcgcttgagcctgagatgTCAAGGCTGCATTCAGCttaggtcatgccactgcacaccagcctgggcaacagagtgagaccctgtttcaaaaaataataataataaaaaataaacttacttGAGAGTTGTGTTTGATCAAAAGATGGTGAGAGGATGCACACAGAACACAGGAAATTTAAAGAATTGGAAAAATGAAAAGCGAATGATGACTAGAAGAAGGGCTAGAGGTGACGAGGTGGATACTCCACCATAACCCTTGGTTCACAGGATAAATTCACCACTGATCCAGGCAAGGAGCTAGCTTCTGTGTTCCTTTAAAGTTGAAGAAAACTCATATGATATCATTTAATGTATATGGAAATTACTTTTTGTATGGTGAGAGTTAAGATTCCACCTTAATTTTTAACCACATAACTAGCCaattatatataagcatatttattaaataatcaatATGACTTTccgaaattaattttaaaattcatcaatACCCCATAACAAAAACATATTAAACTGTGGTTTATACCCGAGATTTAGATTACTGGTTGACTTATTGATCATTTCTGAAGCACATTTTAATACTTCACGATTCAAGATTCCCTCATTTATATAATACTGCATGATTCAAGATTcccttatttatataattataaataattatgccTTTCCTCCATGAATGTTAGTgggtttttttatatttttattgatacacaaTTTACCTAACATTCATTGCCTTAAAGTGTTCTATTCAGTGGTTATCAGTGTATTCTTAAAATTGTGCACCCCTCAccattatctaattccagaatatgtTTATAAGCGCAAGAACAAATCTCTCCTCCTCCCAGtccctagcaaccactgatctcaTTTTTGTCTCTATGTATattcctattctggacatttactATGAACAGAATAATAAATATGTGATCCTTCATGTCtgccttctttcatttagcataatgttttcaagattaatccatgttgtggcatataTTCGtacttcattccttcattcattggTCATCAGTATATCCCACTTTAAGAATCCACTGATACTTACTAAATGGAACACTCTAAAGGAATGAATTTTATAGtaaattctatctcaataaaaatataaaacaccaaCATTCATGGAGGAAAAGTATCattctgtataattatataaatgatggaatcttgaaatacattttaaaatatgctctgAGGTAATATGCGCctcagaaaagataaataagtcAATTGATAATCTAAATCTCAGGTATAAACCACagtttaatatgtatttattataaagtattggtggattttaaaattaatttgggaAAGTTAGATTGATTATCGGtgttggtaaaaaaaaatttcatcgtATGGATTATTTAGCATATGGTTGCTTATAACAGACTCTAATGATCCATTGTGTTTCTTttatatcagttgtaatgtctcctgttttatttctgattttatttatttggcattctctcttttgttcttggttagtctagctagcagtttatAAAGTCTGTTTATCTCTTCCAAAAgtcaattttttgtttcattaattctttgcattttttaaatctcaaattcacttagttctgctctgatttttattatttctttccttctcctaagtttggatttcattttatcttgtttttcttgttccttGAGGTGCATAGTAGCTTGTTCATAATCTTACTATGTTCTTGcggtaggcatttattgctataaaattctCTATTAGCACTGTCTTTGttgtattccataggttttgatatgttgtgtttccatttgcatttatttcaagaacatttgttattttcttcttaattttctcattGACTCAATGGTTgttcagaagcatgttgtttaatttccgtgTTAtctgtatagtttccaaagttcctcctaGTATTCATTTCTAGTTCTATTCTATTTTTGTCTAGAATATACTTGATATAAtgttgatttttcaaaatttgttgaAACTTGTTTTGTGTCTTAACATGTGGTCTagcctggagaatgttctatgtgatGAGTAGAAGAATGTGTACTCCACTGCTATTgcatgaaatattctgtaaatgtctgttaagtcTATTTGGTCTGTGGTACAGATTAAATTCAATGATTATTTGTTAGCTTTCTACCTAGATGATCtgttcaatgctgaaagtggggtattgaagccCTCAGTTATCATGATGTTGAGGTGtatctctctctttagttctaatgacatttttaatatatctaaGTATTCCACTAgtgggtacatatatatacatatttggaattttttgtatcctcttgttgaattggcccttttatcattatatgatggccttctttgtccctttttatgttttttcactTAAAGTCAATTTTGTCCaatataaatatagatgtattaggccattcttgcattgctataggGTTATCATAAGAAAGTACCACAGAATGGGTGCCTTAAATAACAAAagttcattttctcacagttctggaagttataaatctgagatcaagatgtcagcacatttggtttctcctgaggcctgtcTTGGCTTGCAGCTGCTTGCCTTCTTGCCATGTCCTCTTATGGCATTTTTTCTGCGCACATGCattcctggtgtctcttcctcttctaatAAGGACATCAGCCATATTGCacgagggccataccctgagagTCTCATTTTAGCTTTAtcactccttaaaaaaaaaaaaaaaaacttatcttCAAATATGattacattctgagatactgaagattgggacttcaacatacaaattttggaggAACACTTGTTAGCCCATAATGATGAATTCATCAATAGACTGATATGatcaaggaaagaatcagtgagcttaaaGAAGTTTAAATAGCAACTTCCAAaacttaaaagcaaagaaaaaagaattaaaaagaacagaatatttaATAAGCGTAGGCCAATTACAAAAGGAACAATATATGTGTAATGAAGTatcaggaggaggagaaagaaaggaatagaagaaatatttgaagaaattctgACTGAAATTTTCCCAgaattgaaaataaacaaaatgtacataTCTAGGAAGCTGAGAGAATACCATGcaagataaatacaaaaaatttaaacataggcATATTATATTGAAACtgccaaaaatcaaagacaaaaaaaagtcttaaaagaagccaggaggggaaaaaatctttttctatGGACAACCAAGGATAAGATTACATCAGACTTCTCTAAAACCACATAAGCAAAAAGAGaggaaagtgaaatatttaaaatgttaaaaaagagaaaaaaaacactatCTTAAAACTCTCTACTTAgcaatattatctttttttttttagacagagtctcactttgtcacccaggctggagtgcagtgacagtgaccttggctcactgcagcctctgcctcctggatccaagcaatctcgtgcctcagccagccaccaccacgcctggctaattttgtatttttagtagagactgggtttcgctaggttggccaggctggtctcgaactcctgacctcaggtgatccgcccgccttggcctcccaaagtgccaggattaaagGTGCAGGCCATCGCACCCAACCTACCCtttaaattaaggtaaaaatCCATAATTTCCTTAGGTAAACAAAAATAGAGTTTGTCACCAGTAGTCCTACcttacaataaaagtaaaaagaaattcttcactcatactcaatggtgaaaaactaaaaccttttcttctaagatcaggaacaaggcaaaagTGCCCCTTCTTGCCACATTTATTTAACATGATACTAAAAGTTCTAGcaagaacaattaggcaagaaaaggaaataaatggcatccaaactGTTGAGGGGTGGGAATGAGtaaaattatctatttcaaaatgacattttttttgtaaaaaaccCTAAACTTCACTCCCCCAAAATTATTACAACTaataacaaattcagtaaagtttcaggatagaaaatcaacatacaaatatcagttgtgtttctatagcACTAACAACAAGCAACTGGAAAGCAAGTAAAGAAAATCCCATTCATAATAGCAAGAAAAAAGATAAGatacttaagaataaacttaaccaaaaagATGAAAGACTAGTACATTAAAAATTGCAGACattcatgaaagaaattaaagaagacacaaatcagTGGAAAGATATcgtatgttcatgaattggaagacataataatatcaaaatatccatactattcaaagcaatttatagattatatacaatccctatcaaaatcctaaTGCACTCttgacagaaataggaaaaagaatcttaaaattcatataaaaccacaAAGGACCCAGAAGAGTCAAAACAatgagcaagaaaaacaaagctagGGGCAtcacattttctaatttcaaaatgtattataaagataGAGTAATCAAAACTGTGtgctactggcataaagacagacatataggccACTGGAAGAGAATAGAGTGCCCAGAAATCAACCGACACTTATACAGTCAACTGGCCTTCAACAAACATGTGAAGAATATATAATGGGGAAAAGACGGTTTCTTCAATACATGGTactgagaaaactgaatattcacatgcaaaagaataaaattgggcCTGTATCTTATACTACACACAAAAAGCAACTCAAAATGAACTACACATTTTAACATAATTACCTGAGACTGTAAAACTTGTAGAGGAAAACATAAGGAGAAACTTTCATGATGTTGTTCATGGCAATTATTTTAACTTATAAATTGTGACAAAAGGATTTGGGAAGGACTGGTAGGTTTAAAGGGAATATTTATGGGAGATTATGGGTTATAGGCTCCTGTGCATATCTCAGTAACTTCCTCAGTAAAGGAGACATGGCCTTGAGCCCGAATACGCTGGGAAGCTGGAACTAAGACTCAACTCCTTCTGACCCCTTCTCTCAATTAaggattcttttttctcatttcaccAAGAACAGAGAAGCAACCAAAGATAGCTTTTCCACTTTCCCACCACCATATCTCTACACATAGTTTTATCGTTATCCAAATCTACCTTCTCTTCACTCTCTCATTCAAGGCCAACCCCTCCACTTACACTAGATTCCATCCCCAATGACTTTTTCAAGAATTTAACTCCAGAAGTTAAACATTATTTCCTGCATTATGAATCTCTACACCACCCCCAAGCAGGATAATTCATTTTAGGTAGAAATATGTGGTAATAATTCTCATTGAAAATTCTGTACATTTCCAGCTACTGCCTCATTTACTACTCTCTTTACAGAAGAAAGCATCGTTTGTCTTGATTCAGCATCTCCACTTTTTCTCTTGCattcttttgctgttgttttgtttttctgggaaagttctttaatgtttttaatttattataaaacatttcagactttaaaaataaaaagtaagtatATTGTGTCATATAATTTGTCTTCTCCTCTTAAAGCCGGAAGCTTCATTTCTAATGATGAATGTCCTTCAGAATATTATCATTGCAGACTGAAGTGCAATGCTGATGAACATGCAATTAGACACTGTGCTGATTTCAGCATCTGCTGCAAACTGAAGATCATTGAAATTGATGGACAAAAGAAGTGGTGAAAATGCTAACTCCATCTTCTTCAGACTCCAGGAGCAAACACATGTCTTAAACTCTCTTATCTATGAATAATTAACATGATGGatgaaaattattataattgCATGTTTAGATGGTCAggtgaaaatgaatataaattttataaatgcttACACTCTATTTTCATTTGTGCATTTTAACATTTACTCCCTTAATTTACATCCACAGCCACATTGTTGTTTCACCCATAGTACTATATCTGATGTGGGGAGTAAGAGCCAGCCCCTTTTGCCCCCTGGCTCTGAGGAACCCCATCGCAGTTGGGTAAGGCACCCACGGCGATGCCGTGAGTAACAGCCAGCCCTTCTTGcgcccctggctcttaggacccccatcgcacgGGGGTGAGGAGCCCtccgcgatgcggggagtaagagccagtccctcttgcccccctggctcttaggacccccatcgcacgGGGGTGAGGCGCCCaccgcgatgcggggagtaagagccagtccctcttgcccccctggttTTTAGGATCCGCGGTGGCCTCACAGCCTGTTTatcatattgtgagtaatatcatctccgCTCTGGAGATTATGAACTGTTTCACAAACCGGTGTACACCCTGGGTATACAGAGATTGTACAACCCTCTGTATTGGGAGGCATATCATCttcttcctccctgaatattaagaacagtatcacaggggtgttTCTACTCCCTGGTATATCGggtgtcatatcctcctctcccatgttgcaattagaaacaatatcattgGGGGTGTGtccaccttctgtgatattgaaagtaatatcatactcttccctccaggatcatGGGAACAACATCCTTGGTGGTGTCCATGTTCTGCCACATATGTAGTCCTATCACCCACTCCGCCTTGGAATGTTATTAAGGACCATCTCACACAGGGGTGTACACTTCCTGCGATGTTGGGAGTAATAGCATTGTCTTCTTCCGTGAATATTAGGAGCAAAATCACCAGGTGGATGCACACCCAGTGCTATATTGGGAGAAACATCATACTCCACCCCCTGGAGATTATATTCTGATCAATATCACCGGCTGGGTGTACACCTACTGCGATATTGAACGTAATAtcatgctctctccctccctggacattaggagcaatatcacagatgggtgtacacccactgaggTATTAGGGCATAATATTAGTATGAATTATACCTCATTTATTATTAACATCAATATGAATGAcggatattaatattaatattaagaaataattgctaataaaaagttttcagactattaatattaatatgaatTATTAGAAGTTAATATTACTGTTTTCTAATGAATAAGATCAATATCAGTTATTAATATCCggcatcattaatcattaatatTAATCATGTATTGTTATGGTTAGTATAACTATTTAAcattaattatcattattatcggtattgattttaaaaattatattatgggttattaatattgataattattaataattgagATTATTAATTGCGGTAAGTCGCATTGCGCCATTCCACCCCTCCCTCGGCAGCTCGTTTACGACCCAAAAAAGCTACACAAATGCCCCTGAGAGAGCAGCGGTAGACTGGGATAGATGAGGATGGGCACGTGGTGGAGAGGCGTGTTTTTGGGTACCAGCCCTTCACCTGCGTCGACCTTCTCAACTGGAAAAACAATACACTGCCCTATACCGAAAAGCCACAAGCCCTAATAGATTTGCTCCAACCTGTTATCCAgacccacaaccacacctgggcTGATTGGCACCAGTTGCTCATGTTCCTCTTTAACAGCGAAGAAAGGCGGAGAGTCCTCCAAGCAGCAACTAAGTGGCTAGAGGAACATGCACCAGCTGATTATCAAAACCCCCAAGAGTATGGAAGGACCCAGTTGCCAGGAACCGACCCCCACTTGGACCCACATGAAAGAGAGGATATGCGAAGGCTAAACCGAGACAGGGAAACTCTCTTGGAAGGATTAATGAGGGGAGCTCAGAAGGCCACAAACGTTAACAAGGTCTCTGAGGTCattcagggaaaagaagaaagtccagCACAATCCTATGAGAGAGAATTGTGGGAAGCCTATCGTATGTATACTCCCTTTGATCCCGATAGCCCTGAAAATCAGCGCATGATTCCCATGGCTTTAGTCCATCAAAGCGCAGAAGACAtgagaagaaaactgcagaagcaGGCTGGGCTTGCAGGGATGAATCCATCCCAATTACTAGAAATAGCTAGCCAGGTGTTTGTAAACAGGGATGCAGTAAGCTGTAAGGAAAACGGCAAAGAGAATGGAGGTCAAGCCCGGCGACACGCCGACCTGTGTGTCAGCTGCAGCAATCAGAGGGCTCTCCTCCCAAAGAGGCAAGGGAAGGGGGCCCCTGGGAAAGAAACTCACCTTGGCTGTAAGAGTTTGCAGCGTAACCAGTGTGCTTATTGTAAAGAAATAGGACAGTAGAAGAACAAATACCCTcagctcaaaagaaaacaaggtgacTCAGAGCAGGAGACCCCACacaaggaggaaggggccctgcTCAACCTGGCAGAAGGGTTCTTGGGCTGAGGGAGACCGGGTTCAAGCCTCCCAAAGAGCCTCTGTTCAGAATGACGGTCGGGGGTGGAGACACTCACTTTCTTGTAGATAGCGGTGCCGAATATTCGCTAGTAACTGCCCCGGTCGCCCCCTTATCCAAAAAGACTATTGACATCATCGGAGCCACGGGGGTTTCAGCAAAGCAAGCTTTCTGCTTGCGTCGGACTTGTACTGTAGGAGGACATAAAGTCATTCATCAGTTTTGGTACATGCCTGACTGTCCCTTGACCTTTTCAGGAAGGGACTTCCTCAGCAAGCTGAAAGCCACTATCTCTTTGACAGAGCACGACTCTTTGCTGCTAAAGTTACCCTGAACAGGAGTCATTATGACCCTTATTGTCCCCCGAGATGAGGAATGGAGACTTTTCTTAACTGAGCCAGGCCAAGAGAGAAGAACAGCTCTGGCTAGCCAGTGGCCAAGAGTACGGGGAGAAGACAACCCTCCAGGACTGGCCAGTTAAGAATGGGGCCCTGCCAGTGAGGCAAAAACAGGAGCCGGTCCCCAGAGAAGCCCTTCAAGGTATCCAGGTCGGTCTCAAGCACGTAAGAACTTTTGGAATGATTGTTCCTTGTCTGTCTCCATGGAacactcccctcctgcctgttcccaagcCATGGACCAAGGACTACTGGCTGGTACAGGATTTGCGCTAGCTTCATCAAGCTACACTGATTTTACTTCCAACAGTACCTAAACCGTCCACATTGTTGTGGTTGCTGCCAGCTGAGGACAGCTGGTTCACCTGCTTGGACCTGAAAGACGCTTTCTTTCCTATCAGATTAGCCCCTGAGAGGCAGAAGCTGTTTGCCTTTCAGCGGGCAGATCCGGAGTCAGGTGTCACTACTCAGTACACTTGGACCGGGcttccccaagggttcaagaactCCCCCAACATCTTCGGGGAGGCGTGGGATCGAGGCCTCCAGAAGTTTTCCAGCAGAGACCTAGGCTGCGTGCTGCTCCAGTAGGTTGATGACCTTCTACTGGGACACCACACGGCAGTCGGGTGTGCCAAGGGAACAGATGCCCTACACCGgcacctggaggactgtgggtagaaggtgtccaagaagaaagctcagatcTGCTGACAGCAGGTACGTTACTTGGGATTGACTATCCGCCAGGGGTCAGAACGCAGCCCgggatcagaaagaaagcaggtcatttgccATCTAGCGGAGCCTAAGATCTGAAGGCAGGTGAGAGAATtcttaggagctgtggggttttgtagactgtggatcccaaactttgcagtattagccaagcCTTTGTATGCAGTCACAaagggggtggggacagggaacCTTTGGAATGAGGAtcccaacaacagcaagtctttcatgagttaaaggaaaaacttctggcagccccagccctggggctacccGATCTGACAAAGCCTTTTCCAATATATGCataagagagaaaagatggcaacTGGACTTtgaacccaaactgtggggccccggccgaggccggtggcctacctctctCAACAACTAGATGGGGTTTCTAAAGGATGACCCCCCTGTTggagggccttggcagcaactgctctgctagtacaagaagcaaataagCTGACTCTTGGGCAAAGCCTGAACATAAATGCCTCCCGTGCTGTGGTGACTTTAATGAGTACTaaaggacatcattggctaaTGAATGCCAGACTCACCAAGTACCAAACTTTGCTCTGTAAAAATCCCCGTATAACCACTAAAGTTTGTAACACCCTACACCCCGCCACATTGCTGCCGGTATCAGAGAGCTCTGTCGAGCCTGATTGTGTAGAAATGTTGTACTCAATTGACTCTAGCAGGCCTGACCTCCGGGACCAGGCTTGGGCATCAGTAGACTGGGAACCATAcgtggatgggagcagcttctTCAACCCCCAAGGAGACAGAGGTGCAGGGTATGCAGTGATAACCCTGGAAACTGTTGTTGAAGCCAGATCACTGCCCCAGGCCACATCAGCCCagaaagctgaactcattgcTTTCACTGGGGCCTTAGAACTCAGTGAGGGTGAGACTGTCAACATTTACACTGATTCTCCGTATGTCTTTTTAACCCTTCAAGTGCATGGAGCGTGATAGAAAGAAAAGGACCTTTTGAACTCtgggggaaaagacagaaaatatcaacaagaaaTCTTTCAATGATTAGAAGCAGTATGGAAACCCCACAAGGTGGCAGTTATGCATTGCAGAGGACACCAGCGAGCTTCCATCTTGCTGGATTTGGGGAATTCCCGCGCTGACTCAGAGGCTTGAAAAGCAGCATCTGTCCCCGTCTGGGCATCAGTGCACTCTCAAGCACCTGATCTTGGATCTGctttttctaaagaagaaaaggactttCTCCAGGTAGAGGGAAGGACAAGTGATGGAGGAAGGATGGATTCACGTACCAGTTGGGAGAGTAGCTGTGCCATAGCTGCTAGGAGCTGCAGTTATACTGGCTGTGCAAGAAACCACCCATCAAGGTCAGGAGTCACTGGGAAAGTTGTTAGGCCGGTATTGCTACATCTCGCCTTTGTCAGCCCTTGCCAAAACGGTGAGGCAGCGTTGTGTTACTTGCCGACAGCATGATGCGAGGCAAGGTCTAGCCTTTCCGCCCGGCATAGGAGCTTATGGAGCAGCCCCCTTTGAAGGTCTCCAGGTGGACTTCACAGAGATGTCAAAGTGTGGAGGTAACAAGGATGTACTAGTTCCTGGGCGTACCTACTCTGGGTGGGTGGAGGCCTATCCAACACGAACTGAGAAAGCTCATGAAGTAACCCCTGTGCTTCTTCATGATCTGATTCCTAGATTTCGACGACCTTTAGGGATCGGCTCAGACAACGGGCCTGCGTTTTTGGCTGCCTTGATACAGAAGGCGGCAAAGGTATTGGGGATAACACGGAAACTGCATGCTGCCTCCCGGCCTCAGAGTTCCGGAAAGGTGGAGAGGATGAATCGGACTATCAAAAATAGTGCTATTGTCTTCCCCGCTGGATATTTAAAACAACACAGCAAGGGGCGTCAAACCAAATGCTAAATTTGAGGGAATGTTATCCTCTCCCCCATTCCCCCGGCCCTGGATATTAGAGATAATAACACAGGGGTGATGTACACCCACTGctttattgggagtaatatcatcctctcccttcttggatattaggaacaatatcacactgTGCGTGTAAGCCTGTCacgaaattcaatggaatgtcaTCCTGCGCC comes from Pan troglodytes isolate AG18354 chromosome 7, NHGRI_mPanTro3-v2.0_pri, whole genome shotgun sequence and encodes:
- the LOC134806915 gene encoding beta-defensin 131A-like, which gives rise to MRVLSFVFGVLSLMFTVPPAGSFISNDECPSEYYHCRLKCNADEHAIRHCADFSICCKLKIIEIDGQKKW